From a single Brassica napus cultivar Da-Ae chromosome C9, Da-Ae, whole genome shotgun sequence genomic region:
- the LOC106406057 gene encoding thioredoxin H-type 1 translates to MAATAEVIPAGEVIACHTVEDWNNKLKAAKESNKLIVIDFTAVWCPPCRFIAPIFVELAKKHLDVVFFKVDVDELATVAQEFDVQAMPTFVYMKGEEKLDKVVGAAKEEIEAKLLKHSQVAAA, encoded by the exons atGGCCGCAACAGCAGAAGTGATCCCAGCAGGAGAAGTGATCGCTTGCCACACCGTCGAGGACTGGAACAACAAGTTGAAGGCAGCCAAAGAATCCAACAAACTG ATTGTGATAGACTTCACAGCAGTGTGGTGCCCACCTTGCCGTTTCATTGCACCTATCTTTGTCGAGCTCGCTAAGAAGCACCTTGATGTTGTCTTCTTCAAGGTCGACGTCGATGAATTGGCT ACTGTTGCTCAGGAGTTCGATGTTCAGGCCATGCCAACCTTTGTCTACATGAAAGGCGAAGAGAAGCTCGACAAGGTTGTTGGTGCTGCCAAGGAGGAAATCGAAGCCAAGCTTTTGAAGCACTCTCAAGTTGCTGCCGCTTGa